CCCTCTTCACGAATACACGCCGCCGGAGAATTCCTTTGAGTTGCTGGTGGATCTCATCATTACCGACAACGAAGCGGTCTCAGTGGAGAATGCCCTTCATCATCTGGAAGTCCCTGTCACAGTTACCCGGAGAACACACTGGGAAGTTACTCGTCAGCGCAAAAAAACCGGAGATCTGAAGAGGGAAATAATCATGACAGGAGAACTTTTCAACTCCAACAAGGAATCCCTTGTGACCCCCGGTCACCAGCGGCGTGTTGTCTCTCTTCTGGTACGCTACAAGGACGACATGGAGGGACAGCACAAGCGGGAAGTCTTGGAAAACTGGTTTCATATCGAAGGGATTCAGAGCATTAAGAAAGGAGTCGTGTGGACGATAACTCCCCAGGAAGGTACCAGCGAGGATGCGTTGCTAAAAATTCTGGACACACATATTCTTTTTAATCCCTACAGCCATGATTGCTTTCGCTATGCCTGAATCATGCAAGACTATGCCCAAATAATCGAGAGGAACCTGAATAACTGTCTCACGCAGACCGACCTCGATCTGGGGGCAAAGCGTTCGGGAAAAGTGCGGGATACGTATGAAAAGGGAGATGAATTGATTCTCGTAACGACGGACAGACAGAGTGCCTTCGACCGGATTCTGGCCTCTATCCCCTTTAAGGGTCAGGTCCTCAACGAGACAAGTGCCTGGTGGTTCGAGAAAACAAAACATATTATCCCCAATCATCTGCTTACTGTTCCCGATCCAAACGTGACCATCGCGACGAAATGTTCCGTTTTGCCTGTTGAATTTGTGGTTAGGGGATACATTACGGGGACCACAGAAACGGCGCTCTGGACGCACTATGCAAGAGGGGTGAGGAATTATTGTGGTAATGAACTACCCGGGGGACTCCGCAAGAATGAGAAACTGTCCCATCCTATTCTCACACCAACCACGAAGACCGAGGATCATGATCGACCCATTTCCCCGCATGAGATTATCGATGAAGGACTTCTGGAAGAAGAGGACTTGAATAAATCGAGCCAGGCAGCTTTCGACCTGTTCAACTTTGGCCAGGTGACGACGCGGCAACACGGACTCATTCTTGTGGACACCAAGTATGAATTCGGGAAGAACGCTAATGGGGATATCATCCTCATCGATGAGATCCACACTCCCGACTCGAGTCGATTCTGGATCACCGATACCTACGAGGAGCGATTCGCAAATGGAAAGGAGCCCCAAAGCATCGACAAAGAGTTCTTGAGACTGTGGTTTGTGAACCATTGTGACCCGTATGGCGATGACATTCTCCCGGAGGCCCCGGAAGACCTCGTGATTGAGTTGTCACGACGTTATATTCAGATGTTCGAAATGATCATCGGCACACCGTTTTCATTCCCCGGCAGCCAACGTTCCATACATGAACGAATCCAAAGCAACCTGGCGGGCTATTTATGACAGATAAGCCCAGGGCCAAGGCTGTCTTAATTCTCGGATCAAAGTCGGACGAAGGGCACGCGAAGAAGATAACAGACAAACTCAAGAAACAGGGCGTTCACTACGATCAGCACATAGCCTCGGCTCACAAGC
This portion of the Candidatus Neomarinimicrobiota bacterium genome encodes:
- a CDS encoding phosphoribosylaminoimidazolesuccinocarboxamide synthase, whose amino-acid sequence is MQDYAQIIERNLNNCLTQTDLDLGAKRSGKVRDTYEKGDELILVTTDRQSAFDRILASIPFKGQVLNETSAWWFEKTKHIIPNHLLTVPDPNVTIATKCSVLPVEFVVRGYITGTTETALWTHYARGVRNYCGNELPGGLRKNEKLSHPILTPTTKTEDHDRPISPHEIIDEGLLEEEDLNKSSQAAFDLFNFGQVTTRQHGLILVDTKYEFGKNANGDIILIDEIHTPDSSRFWITDTYEERFANGKEPQSIDKEFLRLWFVNHCDPYGDDILPEAPEDLVIELSRRYIQMFEMIIGTPFSFPGSQRSIHERIQSNLAGYL